Proteins encoded together in one Aminipila butyrica window:
- a CDS encoding ATP-binding cassette domain-containing protein codes for MSDKYIQVLGARERNLKNIDVRIPKKEITVFTGVSGSGKSSLVFAIIAAESQRQLNETYTSFIRHRMPHYGKPDVDTIENLSVAFIINQKRLGGNARSTVGTITDIYAVLRLLFSRIGQPFVGHADVFSFNNPAGMCDHCEGLGKIETIDIEKLLDKNKSLHEGAIRFPTFEPGGWRLTRYIHSGFFDNDKKIRDYSENELEQLLYTDGIKVKNPAPEWHKTSLYEGVIPRIERSFLRKEEGEKVRYKKDLERFVSKQNCPHCQGTRLNDKVRSCKVNGKTIAECAAMQISELLTFIQSIHAPIAGTIVSELADRLQHMVSIGLGYLNLSRETDTLSGGESQRIKMVGQLGSSLTDLTYIFDEPSMGLHPHDISKINELMKLLRDKGNTVLIVEHDPDMIQIADHIIDMGPGAGTQGGEVVYQGNLAGLKTAGTLTGQYLSHRPKLKLDTRVPNSWISIENATMNNLKNLSVDIPKGVLTVVTGVAGSGKSTLINGVLPQLYPEMVLIDQKGLQGSKRSNIATFTGIFDIIRKLFAKSNGVRESLFSFNSQGACPVCKGLGITYTDLAFMDTIVTTCEECHGNRYTEQVLAYRLRGKTIADILRLTVSEALEFFQEEPIVSVLKRLSEVGISYASLGQPLNTLSGGELQRIKLASELEYGGQMYVLDEPSTGLHMADIEQLIDVMNRLVDQHATLIVIEHNLDIICQADWMIDMGPYGGQNGGQVMFAGLPKDLVHCRESLTGKYLKKYIYKI; via the coding sequence ATGTCTGATAAGTATATTCAAGTACTCGGAGCTAGAGAGCGAAACCTAAAAAACATAGATGTCAGGATACCTAAAAAAGAAATTACGGTTTTTACCGGGGTATCCGGTTCGGGAAAATCATCCTTGGTATTTGCTATCATAGCGGCAGAATCCCAAAGACAATTAAATGAAACCTATACCAGTTTTATTCGTCACCGTATGCCGCATTATGGAAAGCCTGATGTAGATACAATTGAAAATTTATCGGTAGCCTTCATTATCAATCAAAAACGATTGGGGGGTAATGCCCGCTCAACAGTAGGAACCATTACAGATATTTATGCAGTATTGCGCTTATTGTTTTCCCGCATTGGTCAACCCTTTGTAGGGCATGCCGATGTTTTTTCATTTAATAATCCGGCGGGCATGTGCGACCATTGTGAAGGCTTGGGAAAAATTGAAACCATTGATATAGAAAAGCTGTTAGATAAAAATAAGTCTTTACATGAGGGAGCCATTCGATTTCCAACTTTTGAGCCCGGCGGGTGGCGATTAACCCGATACATTCATTCCGGTTTTTTTGATAATGATAAAAAGATAAGGGATTATTCGGAGAACGAGTTGGAGCAGCTTCTGTATACGGATGGCATCAAGGTTAAAAATCCTGCACCAGAATGGCATAAAACTTCCTTGTATGAGGGGGTGATCCCACGCATTGAGCGCAGCTTCCTTAGAAAAGAAGAGGGAGAGAAGGTCCGATATAAGAAAGATCTAGAACGCTTTGTTTCAAAACAGAATTGTCCTCACTGTCAGGGTACACGTTTGAATGATAAGGTACGATCTTGTAAAGTGAACGGTAAAACTATTGCAGAATGTGCAGCTATGCAGATAAGTGAGCTTTTGACCTTTATTCAATCCATTCACGCCCCTATAGCGGGCACAATTGTTTCAGAGCTTGCCGATCGGCTTCAGCACATGGTGTCCATTGGGCTGGGCTATTTAAACTTAAGCAGAGAAACTGATACCCTTTCAGGTGGGGAATCTCAGAGAATAAAAATGGTGGGCCAGCTGGGCAGCAGTTTGACAGACCTCACTTACATTTTTGATGAGCCCAGTATGGGGCTGCATCCCCATGACATAAGCAAGATTAATGAGCTTATGAAGCTGCTGCGTGACAAAGGCAACACGGTTCTGATTGTAGAGCATGACCCGGACATGATACAAATTGCGGATCATATTATTGATATGGGTCCCGGTGCGGGAACCCAGGGGGGCGAAGTCGTATATCAAGGAAATCTAGCGGGATTGAAAACAGCGGGTACCCTCACTGGACAATATTTATCCCACCGGCCTAAGCTGAAACTGGATACCCGTGTTCCAAACAGCTGGATTTCTATTGAAAATGCAACAATGAATAATTTAAAAAACCTTTCAGTTGATATACCAAAGGGTGTGCTGACGGTTGTAACCGGAGTTGCCGGTTCAGGAAAAAGTACCCTAATCAATGGGGTGTTGCCTCAGCTGTATCCTGAAATGGTTTTAATCGACCAGAAAGGGCTTCAAGGGTCAAAACGTTCCAATATTGCAACCTTTACAGGAATCTTTGATATCATCAGAAAACTCTTTGCCAAAAGCAACGGTGTCCGTGAGTCTTTGTTCAGCTTTAACTCGCAAGGGGCCTGTCCGGTCTGCAAAGGCTTAGGGATTACTTATACCGATTTAGCGTTTATGGATACCATTGTTACCACCTGTGAAGAATGCCACGGAAACCGTTATACGGAGCAAGTGCTGGCTTATCGGCTAAGAGGAAAGACGATTGCTGATATTCTCCGCCTGACTGTATCGGAAGCTTTAGAATTTTTTCAAGAAGAACCAATTGTATCGGTATTGAAACGACTTTCGGAGGTGGGCATTTCTTATGCTTCTTTGGGACAGCCTCTCAATACCCTTTCCGGTGGTGAGTTACAGCGAATTAAACTGGCCTCCGAACTGGAATATGGAGGTCAGATGTATGTGCTAGATGAACCGTCAACTGGTTTGCATATGGCAGATATAGAACAGTTGATTGATGTGATGAACCGCCTTGTAGATCAACACGCTACGCTGATTGTAATCGAGCATAATTTAGATATTATCTGCCAAGCCGATTGGATGATCGACATGGGTCCCTATGGGGGACAAAACGGTGGTCAGGTTATGTTTGCCGGTTTACCGAAAGATTTAGTCCATTGTCGAGAGTCGTTAACCGGAAAGTATCTGAAAAAGTATATCTACAAAATATAG
- a CDS encoding MarR family winged helix-turn-helix transcriptional regulator, with protein MVVKNLEESYIPFQCMIVANSNRFNVEGVSTAQYYILDTLHKYGSKTTKELAEMRGISQSGMSKLTKRLLEKKYIIQERQANDRRAYNIVLTKEGNAFLNRVEDFGNEIMSLIEESLTEEEVYAFSKMCKRITNLYAEKQRPINGI; from the coding sequence ATGGTTGTAAAAAACTTAGAAGAAAGTTATATTCCCTTTCAGTGTATGATTGTGGCTAATTCCAATCGCTTTAATGTGGAAGGGGTTTCAACGGCACAATACTATATACTTGATACCCTCCACAAGTACGGTTCAAAAACCACGAAAGAACTGGCTGAAATGAGAGGTATTTCCCAATCTGGCATGTCAAAATTGACGAAGCGTTTGCTGGAAAAAAAGTATATTATCCAGGAAAGACAAGCGAATGATCGCCGCGCTTACAATATTGTGCTCACTAAAGAGGGAAACGCTTTTTTGAATCGGGTGGAGGATTTTGGAAATGAAATTATGAGTCTAATTGAAGAATCCTTGACGGAAGAAGAAGTCTATGCATTTTCCAAGATGTGCAAACGGATTACGAACTTATACGCAGAAAAGCAGAGGCCTATCAATGGAATTTAA
- a CDS encoding helix-turn-helix domain-containing protein, whose product MEFNEKLQQLRKEKSMTQEQLAEELFVSRTAISKWENGKGYPNIDSLKSISALFSISIDDLLSGEELISLAVEENRKNIKKLSSLIYGVLDLMGLALLFLPLFGQPDGEGVQVVNLFAFKDASSITRAIYFILPISMALLGMVELATQYFSSEKWLNAGKLASILLQAFAIFVFINTRQPYATSLVFMFFMIKVVLLIKGKY is encoded by the coding sequence ATGGAATTTAATGAAAAACTGCAACAGCTTAGAAAAGAAAAATCAATGACACAAGAACAACTTGCAGAAGAACTATTTGTGTCCAGAACGGCTATATCAAAATGGGAAAACGGTAAGGGGTATCCCAATATTGATTCCCTTAAAAGTATCTCCGCACTTTTTTCTATATCAATTGACGATTTGTTGTCCGGTGAAGAATTGATTTCGTTGGCAGTAGAGGAGAACCGAAAAAATATAAAAAAGCTTTCCAGCCTAATTTATGGGGTGTTGGATTTAATGGGGCTGGCTCTTTTATTTTTACCGCTCTTTGGTCAACCAGATGGGGAAGGTGTTCAAGTCGTAAATTTGTTTGCCTTTAAAGATGCTTCATCTATTACTCGTGCCATATATTTTATCTTGCCTATTTCAATGGCCTTACTTGGTATGGTTGAATTGGCCACACAATATTTCAGCAGCGAAAAATGGCTGAATGCGGGCAAATTAGCATCCATACTTTTACAAGCCTTTGCAATATTTGTTTTCATCAATACCCGCCAACCTTATGCTACCTCATTAGTTTTTATGTTCTTCATGATTAAGGTTGTTCTTTTGATAAAGGGTAAATATTAA
- a CDS encoding M56 family metallopeptidase, with the protein MNNLLAMTIAGSAVVLFTLLLRPVTAKWFSASWQYRIGKMAIIFFLMPFSIFAQKLASVLVQPITQSQNARIFPMLVPVMDQQKGLLNALNAVGTAHLTIEFIQIVSFIWLFGAIGFASWHLYCYRRFMKLLQVHSIPAPEDTLTLLSSCKATWCIRGDVKLMLNHKITSPMLIGLRHPLILLPISTAQELDLKLILAHELTHLKQKDLWIKMFVLLAGTVHWFNPFVHILRKDISTWSELSCDEVLAAKMSHEERKRYGEAILNTLANHSGINSTFCSPLCESTKHIERRLTMLLNVKKMKKHMAIFAAVVFLIIGGTAAAFATNVSANENKNTGAVEATSYTVIPADKIKVWSIALNEDGTVGCQLKVASEYEVYSNSVYREGGRYYITLYGEYQPQERNKDCVYDMKKGIGYSPDGNLPVSEIYYQDSGRNTLLIWRSGKD; encoded by the coding sequence ATGAATAATTTACTTGCGATGACCATTGCTGGAAGCGCGGTTGTCTTATTCACGCTGCTGCTTCGGCCCGTAACGGCAAAATGGTTTTCTGCAAGCTGGCAATACCGAATTGGAAAAATGGCTATTATCTTTTTCCTCATGCCCTTTTCTATTTTTGCCCAAAAGCTTGCTTCTGTCTTGGTCCAGCCAATTACCCAAAGTCAGAATGCGCGTATATTTCCAATGCTGGTTCCAGTAATGGATCAACAAAAAGGTTTGCTAAACGCCCTAAATGCTGTGGGAACTGCACATCTAACGATTGAATTCATCCAAATCGTTTCATTCATTTGGCTCTTTGGGGCAATTGGATTTGCCTCTTGGCATTTGTATTGCTACCGCAGATTTATGAAATTGCTTCAAGTACACAGTATTCCTGCACCAGAAGATACCCTCACCCTGCTTTCCTCATGCAAAGCGACATGGTGTATCCGCGGTGATGTAAAACTGATGTTAAACCACAAAATCACAAGTCCTATGCTTATAGGGTTGCGTCACCCCCTGATATTGCTACCAATCTCAACTGCGCAGGAACTTGACTTGAAGCTAATCTTGGCCCATGAACTGACACACCTGAAACAAAAAGATTTATGGATAAAAATGTTTGTTCTGCTTGCAGGAACCGTGCATTGGTTTAACCCTTTTGTCCATATTCTCCGCAAGGATATAAGCACATGGAGTGAGTTGTCCTGCGATGAGGTGCTGGCAGCGAAAATGTCCCATGAGGAAAGAAAACGCTACGGAGAAGCCATCTTGAACACATTGGCTAACCATTCCGGCATAAACTCGACATTCTGCTCTCCCCTATGTGAGAGCACAAAGCACATCGAAAGGAGATTAACCATGTTATTAAATGTTAAGAAAATGAAAAAGCATATGGCAATTTTTGCAGCGGTAGTGTTCCTTATAATCGGAGGAACTGCGGCTGCATTTGCCACCAACGTTTCGGCAAATGAGAATAAAAATACTGGTGCAGTTGAAGCAACATCGTATACGGTGATTCCTGCTGATAAAATTAAAGTATGGAGCATTGCATTAAATGAAGACGGAACAGTGGGATGCCAGCTTAAAGTTGCATCAGAATACGAGGTGTATAGTAATAGCGTATACCGAGAAGGTGGAAGATATTATATTACCCTTTACGGCGAATATCAGCCGCAAGAACGAAATAAAGATTGTGTATACGATATGAAAAAAGGCATCGGTTATTCACCTGACGGCAATTTACCTGTTTCTGAAATTTATTATCAGGACAGCGGAAGAAATACCTTACTGATTTGGCGTTCGGGAAAAGATTGA